One window of the Actinomycetota bacterium genome contains the following:
- a CDS encoding SURF1 family protein, whose protein sequence is MASSRHWFLRPRWIVATLLVIVVAGVCARLGVWQLDRLEQRRALNARVETGLRAPPAPLEEVLASSGAAGASFHRATVTGSYDRSGELILFGRTLDGRPGNHVLTPLRPDTGGMSVLVDRGWVPIEIDRPEDEQVAPPQGEVSLTGILVPSEEEGTGPDANGTVGAIDVDAISASGAPLVPGIYLRLQEQLPPQPDVLPEPVPLPPPTEGPHLSYAVQWFIFAMIAVIGYAFLLRKTAREERTRVP, encoded by the coding sequence ATGGCCTCGTCCCGACACTGGTTCCTGCGCCCCCGGTGGATCGTCGCCACGCTGCTCGTGATCGTCGTAGCCGGTGTCTGCGCCCGTTTGGGCGTCTGGCAGCTCGACCGCCTCGAGCAGCGTCGCGCGCTGAACGCCCGCGTCGAGACCGGACTCCGGGCCCCGCCCGCTCCCCTCGAGGAGGTGCTCGCGAGTTCCGGTGCGGCAGGAGCCTCGTTCCATCGAGCGACCGTGACCGGGAGCTACGACCGATCCGGCGAGCTGATCCTGTTCGGCCGAACGCTGGACGGCAGACCGGGGAACCACGTCCTGACCCCTCTCCGACCGGACACCGGTGGTATGTCCGTGCTCGTGGATCGAGGGTGGGTTCCGATCGAGATCGACCGCCCGGAGGACGAGCAAGTCGCTCCCCCGCAGGGTGAGGTCAGTCTCACGGGGATCCTCGTCCCGTCCGAGGAGGAGGGAACGGGCCCGGACGCGAACGGCACCGTCGGCGCGATCGACGTCGACGCGATCTCCGCCTCGGGCGCTCCGCTCGTCCCGGGCATCTACCTGCGCCTCCAGGAGCAGCTGCCTCCGCAGCCGGACGTGCTCCCCGAGCCGGTTCCGCTTCCGCCACCGACCGAAGGCCCGCACCTCTCGTACGCGGTGCAGTGGTTCATCTTCGCGATGATCGCCGTGATCGGCTACGCGTTCCTGCTCCGGAAGACCGCGCGAGAGGAACGGACCCGGGTCCCATAG
- a CDS encoding DEAD/DEAH box helicase — protein sequence MAPAPPDAPLDAPLDAPLDAPLERFSPPVREWFRASFDAPTRAQQLGWPPIADGDHTLLLAPTGSGKTLAAFLWAIDRLATQAAPEPQRRARVLYISPLRALAVDVERNLRAPLAGIRHAADRTGARVLHEPTVAIRTGDTPSRERRQIARRPPDVLITTPESLYLMLTSQQRELLRSIEVVIVDEIHSVAATKRGAHLALSLERLEELCDRPPQRIGLSATQRPLEEIARFLGGHDDGGALRPVTIVDAGRSKQLDVEVVVPVEDMGELGTRLDEPAGGPAAAGPQHASIWPAIHPRLLELIRAHRSTLIFVNARRLAERLSAQLNELAGEDLVRAHHGSIAREQRLEIEDLLKRGELRALVATSSLELGIDMGAVDLVVQVESPGSVARGMQRIGRTGHRVDEPSRGKLFPKYRGDLLEAAVVVRRMHEGLIEETRFPRAPLDVLAQQLVAMGAVDEWPVEAMRRVVRRAANFAEISEGVFDAVLDLLSGRYPSDAFSELRPRLVWDRVHGTVRAREGAGRIAITNGGTIPDRGLFGVFLPDGTRVGELDEEMVFESRAGEVFVLGASSWRIEDITRDRVVVSPAPGEPGKTPFWKGDKPGRPLELGRALGAFTRELVETDTSAAVASLRTENGLDELAARNLVAYLDEQAEATGAVPDDRTIVVERFRDEIGDWRMCVLSPFGAKVHAPWALAIEARLLDRLGPGAQVLWSDDGIVIRLPEAEETIPLDDLLLDPDTIEDEVVRTLPGTALFASLFREASGRALLLPRRRPGERTPLWQQRQRAADLLQAAAAYPEFPLLLETTRECLRDVFDLPALRSVLGDLRSRTIRVVAVDTPHASPFAQSLLFDWVGVFMYEGDAPLAERRAAALTLDPDLLRELLGDGELRDLLDASALDHLELELQSLVQGRRARSLDDVHDLLRRLGDLTATEVRARSEAPAHEVEGWLRQLVDDKRAISVRISGEDRYAAVEDAARIRDTLGVSLPRGLPAVFVEPTEAPLEGLVTRYARTHGPFVAAEIASRLGVGVDRIRRALETLEADRTVVQGAFRPVGVEREWCDADVLRVLRRRSLAVLRKQVEPVEAAALGRFLPSWQAVIRPREGPDALERVIDQLQGLAIPASVLEKDVLPARVRSYRPADLDALAASGELVWTGAGPLGATDGRVALWFRDRLPLLAPRVADEPPEGSLHDAIRARLAARGASFWNDLVEAAGTADEPVVLTALWDLVWAGEVTNDTLAPLRAVLSTRTRGHARGGRPRPGRLRTTGPPGGAGRWSLVAPLLTSSHTQTETAHARAEQLLQRQGIVTREAVLAEGVPGGFAAVYGVLKVMEETGAVRRGYFVDGLGAAQFALPGAVDRIRSVRVAETTDAIALAATDPAQPYGAALGWPETAAGRPARVAGAYVVLVGGELAAFLERGGRSLVTFGVPVTSWIDALTGLVKDGRVRRIELQRIDGAPAGEAPTADELRAAGFVDSFRGLALRG from the coding sequence ATGGCCCCAGCACCACCCGACGCACCTCTCGACGCACCACTGGACGCACCACTGGACGCACCACTGGAGAGGTTCTCCCCCCCGGTCCGGGAGTGGTTCCGAGCATCCTTCGACGCTCCCACGCGGGCACAGCAGCTCGGCTGGCCGCCGATCGCCGACGGCGATCACACACTGCTGCTCGCCCCGACCGGCTCGGGCAAGACGCTCGCGGCGTTCCTGTGGGCGATCGATCGCCTAGCGACCCAGGCGGCACCGGAACCGCAGCGTCGCGCGCGCGTCCTGTACATCTCTCCCCTCCGGGCGCTCGCGGTCGACGTCGAACGGAACCTGCGCGCGCCGCTCGCCGGGATCCGTCACGCCGCCGACCGGACCGGGGCGAGGGTGCTGCACGAGCCGACCGTCGCGATCCGCACCGGCGACACGCCCTCTCGCGAGCGTCGGCAGATCGCGCGACGTCCGCCCGACGTGCTGATCACGACGCCCGAGTCGCTCTATCTGATGCTGACCTCACAGCAACGCGAGCTCCTGCGCTCGATCGAGGTCGTGATCGTGGACGAGATCCACTCCGTCGCCGCCACGAAGCGCGGGGCGCATCTCGCCCTGTCGCTCGAGCGACTCGAGGAGCTCTGCGACCGGCCGCCTCAACGGATCGGCCTGTCGGCGACCCAGCGTCCGCTCGAGGAGATCGCGCGCTTCCTCGGTGGCCACGACGACGGCGGGGCGCTGCGGCCGGTCACGATCGTCGATGCCGGACGCAGCAAGCAGCTCGACGTCGAGGTCGTGGTGCCGGTCGAGGACATGGGAGAGCTCGGCACGCGACTCGACGAGCCGGCGGGTGGCCCCGCGGCCGCAGGGCCGCAGCACGCGAGCATCTGGCCGGCGATCCATCCTCGATTGCTGGAGCTGATCCGCGCGCACCGGTCGACCCTGATCTTCGTGAACGCACGTCGGCTCGCCGAGCGGCTCAGCGCGCAGCTGAACGAGCTCGCCGGGGAAGACCTCGTCCGCGCCCATCACGGCTCGATCGCACGCGAGCAGCGACTGGAGATCGAAGACCTCCTCAAGCGGGGCGAGTTGCGTGCGCTCGTTGCGACTTCCTCACTCGAGCTCGGGATCGACATGGGCGCGGTCGATCTCGTCGTCCAGGTCGAATCGCCGGGGTCCGTGGCCCGCGGCATGCAACGGATCGGGCGGACCGGTCATCGCGTCGACGAACCGAGCCGCGGGAAGCTGTTCCCGAAATACCGGGGTGATCTGCTCGAGGCCGCCGTCGTCGTGCGCCGGATGCACGAGGGACTGATCGAAGAGACGCGGTTCCCCCGAGCGCCGCTCGACGTCCTCGCGCAACAGCTCGTGGCGATGGGAGCGGTCGACGAGTGGCCGGTCGAGGCGATGCGACGTGTCGTCCGGCGCGCGGCGAACTTCGCGGAGATCTCCGAGGGTGTGTTCGATGCGGTGCTCGACCTGCTCTCGGGCCGGTACCCCTCCGATGCGTTCTCCGAGCTGCGGCCGCGCCTGGTCTGGGACCGGGTCCACGGCACGGTGCGGGCGCGCGAGGGCGCGGGACGGATCGCGATCACCAACGGAGGAACGATCCCCGATCGAGGACTGTTCGGCGTCTTCCTTCCCGACGGAACCCGCGTCGGGGAGCTCGACGAGGAGATGGTGTTCGAGTCGCGTGCAGGGGAAGTGTTCGTCCTCGGCGCGAGCTCATGGAGGATCGAGGACATCACGCGCGACCGCGTCGTCGTCTCCCCCGCACCGGGTGAACCGGGCAAGACGCCCTTCTGGAAGGGCGACAAGCCCGGGCGTCCCCTCGAGCTCGGCCGGGCGCTCGGAGCGTTCACCCGCGAGCTCGTGGAGACCGACACGTCGGCGGCCGTGGCGAGCCTACGTACCGAGAACGGACTCGATGAGCTCGCGGCGCGCAACCTCGTCGCCTACCTCGACGAGCAGGCGGAGGCCACCGGCGCGGTTCCCGACGATCGCACGATCGTGGTCGAGCGGTTCCGTGACGAGATCGGTGACTGGCGGATGTGCGTCCTCTCACCCTTCGGGGCGAAGGTGCACGCGCCGTGGGCGCTCGCGATCGAGGCCCGGCTGCTCGATCGTCTCGGGCCCGGCGCGCAGGTGCTGTGGAGCGACGACGGCATCGTGATCCGGCTGCCCGAGGCCGAGGAGACGATCCCCCTCGACGACTTGCTGCTGGACCCCGACACGATCGAGGACGAGGTCGTGCGCACCCTGCCGGGGACCGCCCTGTTCGCCTCGCTGTTCCGCGAGGCCTCGGGTCGTGCACTGTTGCTCCCCCGCCGCCGTCCGGGCGAGCGCACGCCCCTGTGGCAACAACGCCAGCGTGCCGCCGACCTGCTGCAGGCTGCGGCCGCCTATCCGGAGTTCCCGCTGCTGCTCGAGACGACGCGCGAGTGCCTGCGGGACGTCTTCGATCTTCCGGCATTGCGTTCGGTGCTCGGCGACCTTCGGTCTCGCACGATCCGCGTCGTCGCCGTCGACACCCCCCATGCGTCGCCGTTCGCGCAGTCGCTGTTGTTCGACTGGGTCGGGGTGTTCATGTACGAAGGGGACGCGCCGTTGGCGGAGCGACGCGCCGCTGCCCTCACACTCGACCCTGATCTGCTCCGCGAGCTGCTCGGCGACGGCGAGCTCCGGGATCTGCTCGACGCGTCCGCACTCGACCACCTCGAGCTCGAACTGCAATCCCTGGTCCAGGGACGACGCGCGCGCTCGCTCGACGACGTGCACGACCTGCTTCGACGCCTCGGCGATCTGACGGCGACCGAGGTCCGCGCGCGATCCGAGGCCCCGGCGCACGAGGTCGAGGGCTGGCTGCGGCAGCTCGTGGACGACAAGCGTGCGATCTCGGTGCGGATCTCCGGTGAGGATCGCTACGCGGCCGTGGAGGATGCCGCGCGGATCCGCGACACGCTCGGAGTCAGTCTGCCGCGTGGCCTCCCGGCGGTGTTCGTCGAACCGACCGAGGCGCCGCTGGAGGGACTCGTCACGCGCTACGCGCGCACCCACGGGCCGTTCGTGGCGGCGGAGATCGCCTCGCGGCTTGGCGTCGGCGTCGATCGGATCCGCCGGGCGCTCGAAACCCTCGAGGCCGACCGGACCGTGGTCCAGGGTGCGTTCCGCCCGGTCGGCGTGGAGCGCGAGTGGTGTGACGCCGACGTTCTCCGTGTCCTTCGGCGTCGCTCGCTCGCGGTGCTGCGCAAGCAGGTGGAGCCGGTCGAGGCCGCAGCGCTCGGGCGGTTCCTCCCCTCGTGGCAGGCGGTGATCCGGCCGCGGGAGGGACCCGACGCGCTCGAGCGCGTGATCGACCAGCTCCAGGGCCTCGCGATCCCCGCCTCGGTGCTCGAGAAGGATGTGCTCCCCGCGCGGGTCCGTTCGTACCGCCCGGCCGATCTCGATGCGCTGGCCGCCAGCGGCGAGCTCGTGTGGACAGGGGCGGGGCCGCTCGGGGCAACCGACGGACGCGTCGCACTGTGGTTCCGCGACCGCCTCCCTCTCCTCGCACCGCGGGTAGCGGACGAACCCCCGGAAGGATCCCTCCACGACGCGATCCGGGCCCGGCTCGCCGCGCGCGGCGCGTCGTTCTGGAACGATCTGGTCGAGGCAGCCGGCACGGCGGACGAGCCGGTCGTCCTCACCGCCCTCTGGGACCTGGTGTGGGCGGGCGAGGTTACCAACGACACCCTTGCACCACTGCGTGCCGTGCTCTCCACGCGAACCCGCGGACACGCGCGGGGAGGGCGGCCCCGACCCGGCCGGCTCCGCACGACGGGTCCACCCGGGGGCGCCGGTCGGTGGTCGCTCGTCGCTCCGCTGCTGACGAGTTCCCACACCCAGACGGAGACCGCGCACGCTCGGGCGGAACAACTCCTCCAGCGTCAGGGGATCGTGACGCGCGAGGCGGTGCTTGCCGAGGGCGTCCCCGGCGGCTTCGCCGCCGTGTACGGCGTCCTCAAGGTGATGGAGGAAACGGGAGCCGTGCGACGAGGCTACTTCGTCGACGGACTCGGCGCCGCGCAGTTCGCCCTGCCGGGGGCGGTCGACCGGATCCGCTCGGTGCGCGTGGCGGAGACCACCGACGCGATCGCGCTCGCCGCGACGGATCCGGCGCAGCCCTACGGCGCCGCGCTCGGATGGCCCGAGACCGCGGCGGGCCGGCCCGCGCGGGTCGCCGGTGCCTACGTCGTGCTGGTGGGCGGCGAGCTCGCAGCGTTCCTGGAACGGGGCGGACGATCGCTCGTGACCTTCGGCGTCCCCGTGACGTCGTGGATCGACGCTCTGACGGGCCTCGTCAAGGATGGCCGCGTGCGGAGGATCGAACTCCAGCGGATCGACGGGGCCCCGGCCGGCGAGGCCCCGACCGCCGACGAGCTCCGCGCCGCCGGGTTCGTCGATTCGTTCCGCGGACTGGCCCTTCGAGGTTGA
- a CDS encoding TIGR03560 family F420-dependent LLM class oxidoreductase, with translation MRYSLMFEGQEGVTWEEWLAAAEACERLGLEGLVSSDHYFPTNGSTDRGSSDAWTVMAALAARTERIRLGTLVSPVTFRHPAHLAKVVATVDRISGGRVDLGMGAGWWEEEHATHGLPFPPTVERFERLEEQLEIVQGLFTQDPFAFEGTHYRLERGSFFPKPVQRPHPPIVIGGAGGRWLTRLIVRWADEFNTVSASPSVAKERFERVRSALDEAGRGQQTLTTSVMTWCYVGATEAQWRARVERAKQLDPELDDAWIDETCVFGTPDRAAERIRAFADAGAQRIVLNHSLFDDLDMIELLAAEVFPLVEN, from the coding sequence ATGCGCTACAGCCTGATGTTCGAGGGGCAGGAAGGCGTCACGTGGGAGGAATGGCTCGCGGCCGCTGAGGCCTGTGAGCGCCTCGGCTTGGAGGGGTTGGTCTCCTCCGACCACTACTTCCCGACGAACGGTTCGACCGATCGTGGTTCCTCCGACGCGTGGACGGTGATGGCCGCGCTCGCCGCGCGGACCGAACGGATCCGGCTCGGAACGCTCGTGTCACCGGTGACGTTCCGCCATCCGGCGCACCTGGCGAAGGTCGTGGCCACCGTTGACCGGATCTCCGGCGGCCGCGTCGACCTCGGTATGGGCGCCGGCTGGTGGGAGGAGGAGCACGCCACGCACGGCCTCCCGTTCCCTCCGACGGTCGAGCGATTCGAACGGCTCGAGGAGCAGCTGGAGATCGTCCAGGGGCTGTTCACGCAGGATCCGTTCGCGTTCGAAGGGACCCACTACCGGCTCGAGCGGGGATCGTTCTTTCCCAAGCCGGTGCAGCGGCCACACCCACCGATCGTGATCGGCGGCGCGGGCGGCCGATGGCTCACCCGTCTGATCGTGCGGTGGGCAGACGAGTTCAACACGGTCTCGGCCTCACCGTCGGTCGCCAAGGAGCGCTTCGAACGGGTTCGTTCCGCGCTCGACGAGGCGGGCCGTGGACAGCAGACCCTCACGACGTCGGTGATGACCTGGTGCTACGTGGGCGCTACCGAGGCACAGTGGCGCGCGCGGGTCGAGCGCGCGAAGCAGCTCGATCCCGAGCTCGACGACGCGTGGATCGACGAGACGTGCGTGTTCGGAACACCGGACCGGGCCGCCGAGCGGATCCGAGCGTTCGCCGACGCGGGAGCGCAGCGGATCGTGCTGAACCACTCGTTGTTCGACGACCTCGACATGATCGAGCTGCTCGCGGCCGAGGTCTTCCCATTGGTTGAAAACTGA
- a CDS encoding globin, which yields MVDASPSVYEAVGGMPFFERLVDRFYEGVAADEVLLSLYPQPEDLAPARRHLTLFLAQYWGGPTTYSDERGHPRLRMRHAPFAVGPDARDRWLGHMRAAVDAVDPPAEVRTALLDYFDWASEGLRNQD from the coding sequence ATGGTCGATGCATCGCCGAGCGTGTACGAGGCCGTGGGCGGGATGCCGTTCTTCGAGCGCCTCGTCGATCGCTTCTACGAGGGTGTCGCCGCCGACGAGGTGCTGCTGTCGCTGTACCCGCAGCCGGAGGACCTGGCGCCGGCGCGACGCCACCTGACTCTGTTCCTCGCGCAGTACTGGGGCGGACCGACCACCTACAGCGACGAACGCGGGCATCCTCGGCTGCGGATGCGCCACGCTCCGTTCGCGGTCGGGCCCGACGCGCGGGACCGGTGGCTGGGGCACATGCGCGCGGCCGTCGATGCGGTCGATCCGCCTGCCGAGGTCCGTACCGCGCTGCTGGACTACTTCGACTGGGCCTCCGAAGGCCTGCGGAACCAGGACTAG
- a CDS encoding TIGR00730 family Rossman fold protein, which produces MRICVFCGSSSDSAPAFTKVAVEVGGALASRGIGLVYGGASVGTMGALADAALAGGGEVVGVIPGSMTGPEVAHEGLTELHVVEGMHERKALMSALSDGCLALPGGAGTFDELFEAWTWRNIGLHDKPVGVLDADGFYDPLLEQLDRMEQSGFLRRAHRETLIVGVEAGELLDRVVEAVRTGG; this is translated from the coding sequence GTGCGGATCTGTGTGTTCTGCGGCTCATCGAGCGACAGCGCCCCGGCGTTCACGAAGGTGGCCGTCGAGGTGGGCGGTGCCCTCGCGTCCCGTGGGATCGGCCTCGTCTACGGAGGAGCGAGCGTGGGGACGATGGGCGCGCTTGCCGACGCCGCCCTCGCGGGAGGCGGCGAGGTCGTCGGCGTGATCCCGGGATCGATGACCGGGCCCGAGGTCGCGCACGAAGGGCTGACCGAGCTGCATGTGGTCGAGGGCATGCACGAGCGCAAGGCACTGATGAGTGCGCTCTCGGACGGATGCCTCGCGCTGCCCGGCGGTGCGGGAACCTTCGACGAGCTGTTCGAGGCGTGGACGTGGCGCAACATCGGCCTGCACGACAAGCCGGTCGGGGTCTTGGATGCCGACGGGTTCTACGACCCGCTGCTCGAACAGCTCGACCGGATGGAGCAGAGCGGGTTCCTCCGCCGGGCGCATCGCGAGACGTTGATCGTGGGCGTGGAGGCAGGGGAGCTGCTCGACCGCGTCGTCGAAGCGGTGCGGACCGGCGGCTGA
- a CDS encoding cold-shock protein has product MATGTVKWFNADKGFGFITPEDGSADVFVHFSAIVGEGYRNLEEGQKVEFDVTQGQKGPQAANVKPSA; this is encoded by the coding sequence GTGGCAACAGGTACCGTGAAGTGGTTCAACGCTGACAAGGGATTCGGCTTCATCACCCCCGAGGACGGCTCTGCCGACGTGTTCGTGCATTTCAGCGCGATCGTCGGCGAGGGGTACCGCAACCTCGAAGAGGGGCAGAAGGTCGAGTTCGACGTGACCCAGGGCCAGAAGGGCCCGCAGGCCGCGAACGTCAAGCCCAGCGCCTGA
- a CDS encoding DNA topoisomerase IB codes for MPRTRRSDPTAPGITRRRRGRGFEYLGPDGATIRDDRTLHRIRSLAVPPAWADVWICADPRGHLQATGVDNAGRRQYRYHDDWRTRRDAEKFDRMLRFAESLPDLRTTVTTHLRRTRPDRERVLACAVRMLDRGLFRIGSEVYAAQNETFGLATIRRDHVQVRGTSVSFDYTAKGGLRRTQSIEDPPTARVLASLKRRRGGGEELLAYRDARTWIDVRSEDINAYLKDHACPDCTAKDFRTWHATVLGAVAVASDATGAHSPSARKRVVSAAVKTVATSLGNTPTVARDSYIDPRVFDRFRSGWTIAPSLELPGDALPGAALQLELERAVIDLLEEPRTSEGVERVTGERAEAA; via the coding sequence ATGCCGCGCACCCGTCGGTCCGATCCGACGGCTCCCGGGATCACCCGCCGTCGCCGTGGGCGAGGTTTCGAGTATCTCGGCCCGGATGGAGCAACGATCCGCGACGATCGGACGCTCCACCGGATCCGATCCCTGGCCGTTCCTCCGGCGTGGGCCGACGTGTGGATCTGCGCGGATCCACGAGGACACCTGCAGGCAACGGGGGTCGACAATGCCGGACGCCGTCAGTATCGGTATCACGACGATTGGCGCACGCGCCGGGACGCGGAGAAGTTCGACCGGATGCTCCGGTTCGCCGAGTCGCTCCCCGATCTCCGGACAACCGTGACCACCCACCTTCGCCGGACCCGTCCCGACCGGGAACGCGTTCTCGCGTGCGCCGTCCGCATGCTGGATCGGGGCCTCTTTCGGATCGGGTCGGAGGTTTATGCCGCACAGAACGAGACGTTCGGTCTCGCCACGATCCGCAGAGACCACGTGCAGGTGCGAGGGACGTCCGTGTCGTTCGACTACACAGCTAAGGGCGGCCTCCGCCGCACGCAAAGCATCGAGGACCCGCCAACGGCGCGTGTCCTGGCCAGCCTCAAGCGACGACGGGGCGGCGGCGAGGAGCTGCTCGCGTACCGAGACGCCCGGACGTGGATCGACGTCCGATCCGAGGACATCAACGCGTACCTGAAGGACCACGCCTGCCCGGACTGCACGGCGAAGGACTTCCGGACCTGGCACGCAACGGTGCTCGGGGCGGTGGCTGTCGCCTCCGACGCGACGGGAGCCCACTCGCCCTCGGCACGCAAGCGCGTGGTGTCGGCCGCAGTGAAGACCGTGGCGACGTCGCTCGGCAACACACCGACGGTCGCGCGAGACTCCTACATCGATCCTCGCGTGTTCGACCGCTTCCGCTCCGGATGGACGATCGCGCCGTCACTCGAGCTGCCCGGCGACGCCCTTCCCGGCGCAGCGCTGCAACTCGAGCTGGAACGCGCGGTGATCGACCTGTTGGAGGAACCTCGCACCTCCGAAGGCGTCGAACGCGTGACCGGCGAGCGAGCGGAAGCCGCCTAG
- a CDS encoding cyclic nucleotide-binding domain-containing protein codes for MSDAAVEAKALRNTPFFSGLSDEDVSEIIAMGEQASFAEGEHIVTQGDVGDAMYVLLEGTAEVDVGGRFHRLHAGQFVGEMALMSSGRRLATVKATSPVGTLRIPGEGFRAFLLGHPQIAVSMLEALSERLREVEQRFEAWMT; via the coding sequence ATGAGCGACGCCGCCGTCGAAGCGAAGGCACTGCGGAACACCCCCTTCTTTTCCGGGCTCTCGGACGAAGACGTCTCGGAGATCATCGCGATGGGCGAACAGGCGTCGTTCGCCGAAGGCGAGCACATCGTGACGCAGGGGGACGTCGGCGACGCGATGTACGTGTTGCTGGAAGGCACGGCAGAGGTCGACGTCGGGGGCCGCTTCCACCGGCTGCACGCGGGCCAATTCGTCGGTGAGATGGCGTTGATGTCGTCCGGCCGCCGGCTCGCGACCGTGAAGGCCACCTCTCCGGTGGGGACCCTCCGGATCCCGGGCGAGGGGTTCCGCGCATTCCTCCTCGGGCATCCGCAGATCGCCGTCTCGATGCTCGAGGCGCTCAGCGAGCGCCTGCGTGAGGTCGAGCAGCGGTTCGAAGCGTGGATGACCTAG
- a CDS encoding ATP-dependent DNA ligase: protein MPPDPRPRPMLAKAAGELPEGGDWCYEPKWDGFRAIVRAGADDVQLDSRGERPLGRYFPELVELLGTLGSRPFVLDGEIVLVLPAGSPYGTAAELGHPIDEPAIDFDALQMRLHPAASRVNRLAGEIPATFVAFDAIEIDGRDLRSLDTDSRRSELASLLATAGAEDPPRGPEDLRPGPGLVLTPQTRDLELARRWFADLEGFGQDGIVAKRRDQRYVDGERVMVKVKHHRTADCVVGGYRIEKDGDGVASLLLGLYDAEGTLHYVGHTSAFPATQRRALREELQPLEGGTSFRDGRTPGAPSRWTGSNERAWVALEPTLVCEVRYDRMQGVRFRHAATLVRWRPDRDAASCTFEQLAIAGSPGSV, encoded by the coding sequence ATGCCTCCGGACCCGCGCCCGCGTCCCATGCTCGCCAAGGCCGCCGGCGAGCTCCCGGAGGGCGGCGACTGGTGCTACGAACCCAAGTGGGACGGCTTCCGCGCGATCGTCCGGGCGGGAGCGGACGACGTCCAACTCGACAGCCGCGGGGAACGCCCGCTCGGGCGCTACTTCCCCGAGCTGGTTGAGCTGCTCGGGACCCTCGGCTCCCGTCCGTTCGTGCTCGACGGGGAGATCGTGCTGGTGCTCCCGGCCGGCAGCCCGTACGGGACGGCCGCCGAGCTCGGACATCCGATCGACGAGCCGGCGATCGACTTCGACGCTCTCCAGATGCGTCTGCACCCCGCCGCCTCACGGGTGAACCGGCTGGCCGGGGAGATCCCCGCGACGTTCGTCGCCTTCGACGCGATCGAGATCGATGGCCGCGACCTCCGCTCCCTCGACACCGACTCGCGCCGCAGCGAGCTTGCATCGCTTCTCGCGACGGCCGGGGCCGAGGACCCACCGCGCGGACCGGAGGATCTGCGGCCCGGTCCGGGTCTCGTTCTCACCCCCCAAACCCGGGATCTGGAGCTGGCCAGGCGCTGGTTCGCCGACCTCGAGGGGTTCGGCCAGGACGGCATCGTCGCCAAGCGCCGGGATCAGCGATACGTGGACGGTGAGCGCGTGATGGTCAAGGTCAAGCACCATCGCACCGCCGACTGCGTCGTCGGCGGCTATCGGATCGAGAAGGACGGAGACGGCGTCGCCTCCCTGCTGCTCGGACTCTACGACGCCGAGGGAACACTTCACTACGTTGGCCACACGTCCGCGTTCCCGGCCACACAGCGCCGTGCGCTTCGCGAGGAGCTTCAGCCACTCGAAGGAGGAACGAGCTTCCGCGACGGACGCACCCCCGGAGCCCCCAGTCGTTGGACCGGCAGCAACGAGCGTGCGTGGGTGGCGCTGGAGCCCACGCTCGTGTGCGAGGTGCGCTACGACCGCATGCAGGGCGTGCGCTTCCGGCACGCGGCGACGCTCGTGCGATGGCGGCCCGACCGCGACGCCGCGAGCTGCACGTTCGAGCAGCTGGCGATCGCCGGCTCACCCGGCTCAGTCTGA